One part of the Caproiciproducens sp. CPB-2 genome encodes these proteins:
- a CDS encoding PHP domain-containing protein, which translates to MIRVFYDLHLHSCLSPCGSEDMTPNNLVNMALLLGYGIIALTDHNSCRNVPAAVRAGAARGLPVVPGMELCTQEEAHVICLFPTVEAALGFDRYVAQRIPKIRNRPEIFGRQTVMDERDTVVGEEETLLLNAVSVSVNHVHRLARGFGGTAFPAHVDKSAYSVLSSLGSLPPEADFTAAEISAKGDVQVLLQRNPELRDLILLKNSDAHYLENMPDPSASVLLPEKSPECLIAALNKEIRTEWNRG; encoded by the coding sequence ATGATACGGGTATTTTATGATCTGCATCTCCATTCGTGCCTGTCGCCCTGCGGCAGCGAAGACATGACGCCGAACAACCTTGTCAACATGGCGCTGCTGCTCGGCTACGGTATCATCGCGCTGACGGACCACAATTCCTGCCGCAACGTGCCCGCGGCGGTCAGGGCCGGGGCGGCGCGCGGGCTGCCCGTCGTGCCGGGAATGGAGCTTTGCACACAGGAGGAGGCGCACGTGATCTGCCTGTTCCCGACGGTGGAGGCGGCGCTTGGGTTTGACCGGTATGTGGCGCAGAGGATCCCCAAAATCCGGAACAGGCCGGAAATTTTCGGCCGCCAGACCGTGATGGACGAACGGGATACGGTCGTCGGGGAGGAAGAGACCCTTCTGCTCAACGCGGTTTCCGTCAGCGTGAACCATGTGCACAGGCTGGCGCGCGGCTTCGGGGGGACGGCCTTTCCCGCCCATGTTGACAAAAGCGCGTACAGCGTCCTTTCCAGCCTCGGCTCCCTTCCGCCGGAAGCGGATTTTACCGCCGCGGAAATCAGCGCCAAAGGCGACGTGCAGGTCCTTCTTCAAAGGAACCCCGAGCTGAGAGATTTGATTCTTTTGAAAAATTCGGATGCCCATTATCTGGAAAATATGCCCGACCCGTCCGCGTCGGTGCTGCTCCCCGAAAAGTCGCCGGAATGTCTCATCGCGGCGCTGAACAAAGAAATACGAACGGAATGGAACAGAGGATAA
- a CDS encoding DRTGG domain-containing protein — protein sequence MTVKELAEKLSLKILAGRESLFREVTGGYTGDLLSWVMSRLPENAAWLTVMGNINAVAVASLKDAACIILTDSAPFDAEALEKARQLDLPVLLSERNSYELGLRVAELLG from the coding sequence ATGACGGTAAAAGAGCTTGCGGAAAAGCTTTCACTGAAGATTTTAGCGGGACGGGAAAGCCTTTTCCGGGAGGTAACGGGGGGGTATACCGGCGACCTGCTCAGCTGGGTCATGTCCCGGCTGCCCGAAAACGCCGCGTGGCTCACGGTCATGGGCAACATCAACGCGGTGGCGGTGGCCTCCCTGAAGGACGCCGCCTGCATCATCCTGACCGATTCCGCGCCGTTTGACGCGGAGGCGCTGGAAAAAGCGCGCCAGCTCGACCTCCCGGTGCTTTTGTCCGAACGGAACAGCTACGAGCTCGGCCTGAGAGTCGCGGAGCTTCTCGGATGA